The proteins below come from a single Zea mays cultivar B73 chromosome 8, Zm-B73-REFERENCE-NAM-5.0, whole genome shotgun sequence genomic window:
- the LOC100284200 gene encoding histidine biosynthesis bifunctional protein hisIE, which translates to MAAAAPTHAPVSSSACRAGFSSSGVSFPNFRSAAASAPGWRRREPYPAVSVVSSSPQSVAGAITVDTEVDTLLDSVKWDSKGLAVAIAQNVDTGAILMQGFANKEALAKTISTRKATFFSRSRSSLWTKGETSMNFINVHDIFLDCDHDSIIYLGKPDGPTCHTGAETCYYTSVYDALQSSKPNEGRQVMTTLYSLEDTISRRHEEKVTDGGGKPSWTKKLLLDNQLLCSKIREEAGELIQTLLENEDQSRAASEMADLLYHAMVLLRVKDVKMEQVLEVLRKRFSQSGIEEKASRNKS; encoded by the exons CTCCTCAGCGTGCCGCGCGGGATTCTCCTCTAGCGGTGTATCCTTCCCCAATTTTCGCTCGGCAGCGGCTTCGGCCCCTGGGTGGCGGCGCAGGGAGCCGTACCCGGCAGTCTCCGTAGTGTCGAGCTCCCCGCAGTCTGTGGCAGGAGCTATAACCGTCGACACCGAG GTTGACACATTGCTAGACAGTGTGAAGTGGGACAGCAAAGGGTTGGCTGTTGCCATTGCACAAAATGTGGATACTGGAGCCATTCTTATGCAGGGTTTTGCTAATAAAGAAGCCCTTGCAAAAACTATATCAACCAGGAAAGCCACATTCTTTAGCCGTTCACGGTCTTCCTTGTGGACGAAAGGGGAGACATCCATGAACTTCATTAATGTGCATGACATTTTCCTAGACTGTGACCATGACTCT ATAATATACCTTGGAAAGCCAGATGGACCTACCTGCCATACAGGAGCAGAAACGTGTTATTATACTTCAGTTTATGATGCTCTACAAAGTTCAAAG CCCAATGAAGGCAGGCAGGTTATGACAACCCTATACTCACTTGAAGATACAATTAGTAGACGCCACGAGGAGAAAGTTACTGATGGAGGTGGCAAGCCATCATGGACGAAAAAGCTACTCCTTGATAACCAGCTACTTTGCTCGAAAATACG TGAAGAAGCTGGTGAGCTAATTCAAACGCTGCTTGAGAACGAGGACCAATCTCGTGCAGCTTCGGAGATGGCTGATCTGCTGTACCACGCTATGGTGCTGCTCAGAGTCAAGGATGTAAAGATGGAACAAGTCCTTGAGGTCCTGAGGAAGAGATTTTCGCAGTCTGGTATCGAGGAGAAGGCCAGTCGCAATAAATCTTAG